In Dyadobacter sp. NIV53, a single window of DNA contains:
- a CDS encoding DUF1573 domain-containing protein gives MKVFFSALVLLIGLTTVSFAQKGVLKFKEETHKFGKVPQGTPVTQEFVFTNTGSDPVVISNVTVSCGCTTPVWSKDPVLPGKTGTIKATFNAAAAGPFNKPVTVFSNTEGGSITLYLNGEVVPKTAAAKSSK, from the coding sequence ATGAAAGTATTTTTTTCAGCACTGGTTTTATTGATCGGTTTGACCACTGTTAGTTTTGCCCAGAAGGGTGTTTTGAAATTCAAAGAAGAAACACACAAGTTTGGCAAAGTTCCTCAAGGCACTCCTGTTACTCAGGAATTCGTATTTACGAACACCGGAAGTGATCCTGTTGTAATTTCTAACGTTACTGTTTCTTGCGGATGTACAACTCCTGTATGGTCAAAAGATCCTGTTCTTCCTGGTAAAACAGGTACAATCAAAGCAACGTTCAATGCTGCTGCTGCGGGACCTTTCAATAAGCCTGTTACGGTTTTCAGTAATACAGAAGGAGGTTCTATTACTTTATATCTGAATGGTGAAGTAGTTCCAAAAACTGCTGCTGCAAAATCTTCAAAGTAA